A single genomic interval of Alphaproteobacteria bacterium harbors:
- a CDS encoding NUDIX domain-containing protein, with protein MINIETITAERITGQGAAAILTTEDGRYLMQLRDRIEGIWFPGFWGLFGGAVDAGESPESTLRRELKEELELAPTEIRYYSQIVFDLQDAGCRRRFFFEVPIHTSELQHLTLHEGQEMRLFSVSELFSEGTTDRLVPYDAFGILLHLNRRLVHESRFLP; from the coding sequence ATGATCAACATCGAAACGATCACGGCCGAGCGCATTACCGGTCAGGGTGCGGCAGCGATACTCACGACCGAGGATGGCCGATATCTCATGCAGTTGCGCGACCGTATCGAGGGCATATGGTTTCCTGGTTTCTGGGGGCTCTTCGGCGGCGCGGTCGATGCGGGAGAATCGCCCGAGTCCACGCTCCGGCGTGAGCTCAAGGAGGAGCTGGAGTTGGCACCGACGGAAATTCGCTACTATTCGCAAATCGTTTTCGATTTGCAGGATGCGGGATGCCGTCGGCGATTTTTCTTCGAGGTCCCGATTCACACGAGCGAGCTGCAGCACCTCACCCTTCATGAAGGTCAGGAGATGCGTCTCTTTAGCGTTTCAGAACTCTTCTCGGAGGGGACGACCGACCGGCTCGTCCCGTACGACGCGTTTGGAATTCTGCTGCATCTCAATCGGCGCCTTGTGCATGAGTCGAGATTCCTCCCCTGA